The Chanos chanos chromosome 6, fChaCha1.1, whole genome shotgun sequence genome includes a region encoding these proteins:
- the klc3 gene encoding kinesin light chain 3: MLSGEEILCSTRQVIAGLEALRGENRTLLDTLQETLQGRPTGECGSLEQEKTSIILHSLEQIELGLSEAQVMMALSAHLGSLEAEKQKLRAQVRRLCQENQWLRDELARAQQRLQDREQEVVALEEQNRHLQFMSSIRKYDQEETPVEDKGSASNKESLDDLFPTDEEEQSQISQPHSSAAAAAQQGGYEIPARLRTLHNLVIQYASQGRYEVAVPLCKQALEDLEKSSGHSHPDVATMLNILALVYRDQNKYKEAANLLNDALAIREKTLGMDHPAVAATLNNLAVLYGKRGKYKEAEPLCKRALEIREKVLGTDHPDVAKQLNNLALLCQNQGKYQEVEQYYERALHIYQSRLGPDDANVAKTKNNLASCYLKQGKYRQAEALYKEILTRAHEKEFGSVEGDGRPVWINSDEGGSRQDGLGSLKRSGSFTKLRESIRRSSEKLVRKLKGVGAPETAPRNAGMKRANSLNVLNVGVMENQESAQGMNRLTDTHRLSSSTQSLARRSSLSGAT; this comes from the exons ATGCTGTCTGGGGAGGAGATCCTGTGCAGCACGCGGCAGGTTATCGCGGGGCTGGAGGCCCTGCGCGGGGAGAACCGCACGCTGCTGGACACCCTGCAAGAGACGCTGCAGGGGCGCCCGACCGGAGAGTGTGGCAGCCTGGAGCAGGAGAAGACCAGCATTATCCTGCACTCTCTGGAGCAGATCGAGCTGGGTCTGAGCGAGGCGCAG GTGATGATGGCACTGTCAGCTCACCTGGGCTCCCTGGAGGCTGAGAAGCAGAAGTTGCGGGCGCAGGTCAGGCGCCTGTGCCAAGAGAACCAGTGGCTACGGGACGAGTTAGCCCGTGCCCAGCAGAGGCTGcaggacagagagcaggaggtgGTGGCCCTGGAGGAGCAAAACCGACACCTGCAGTTCATGAGCAGCATCCGCAAGTACGACCAGGAGGAGACGCCCGTG GAAGACAAAGGCAGTGCCTCAAACAAGGAGTCGTTAGATGATCTCTTTCCAACTGATGAAGAGGAGCAATCACAAA TATCTCAGCCCCACAGCAGTGCAGCAGCGGCTGCTCAACAAGGAGGTTACGAGATCCCGGCCCGCCTGCGCACGCTTCACAACTTGGTGATCCAGTACGCATCTCAAGGCCGCTATGAGGTGGCAGTACCCCTGTGTAAACAGGCCCTGGAGGATCTGGAGAAGTCGTCTGGCCACAGCCACCCAGATGTGGCCACAATGCTCAATATCCTGGCATTAGTCTATCG GGACCAGAACAAGTATAAAGAGGCTGCAAACCTGTTGAATGACGCACTGGCCATTCGTGAGAAGACACTGGGCATGGACCACCCAGCG GTGGCAGCCACTCTGAACAACCTGGCTGTGCTCTATGGGAAAAGAGGGAAATATAAGGAGGCTGAGCCCCTGTGTAAGAGAGCCCTGGAGATCAGAGAGAAG GTGCTGGGTACGGACCATCCGGATGTGGCCAAGCAGTTGAACAATCTGGCACTGCTTTGCCAGAACCAGGGCAAGTACCAGGAGGTGGAGCAGTACTACGAACGAGCCCTACACATCTACCAGAGTCGACTGGGCCCTGACGATGCCAACGTAGCCAAGACTAAGAACAATCTA GCATCGTGCTACCTAAAGCAAGGCAAATACAGACAGGCTGAAGCACTGTACAAAGAGATCCTAACCCGTGCCCATGAGAAAGAGTTTGGATCAGtggaag GAGATGGAAGACCAGTTTGGATTAACTCAGATGAGGGTGGTTCTAGGCAG gacggTTTGGGTAGTCTCAAACGAAGTGGATCCTTCACTAAGCTGCGGGAGTCCATACGGAGGAGCAGTGAGAAACTGGTGAGGAAGCTTAAAGGTGTGGGAGCCCCGGAAACAGCTCCCCGCAATGCAGG GATGAAAAGGGCCAATTCCCTGAATGTGCTTAATGTTGGAGTAATGGAAAATCAAGAGTCTGCACAG GGCATGAACAGGCTGACAGACACACATCGACTCAGTTCCAGTACCCAGAGCTTGGCTCGACGCAGTTCCCTGAGCGGAGCCACTTAA